The genomic segment ATTTCACAATTCTGTTGAGGTTCTCCCTTGAACAGGTTTCACCTCTTGTGATTCCGCTTACGATTTCCATGACTGTTCCTTTGGTCTGAATATTCTCAGTCCTTGGTTTAACAAGCCTGGTTTTAATTCCTGCTTCAGCGAACTGCTCAAAATCGATTGGATTCTGGCAGGCAACTACGGTTGGAATGTCCACTTGCTTGAGGACAAATTGTGTCTTACTAATTACATGTGAATCAATATTGCCCAGATGCAGTAACAGGAGTTTATGCCTTTCTATCTGTGCAAATTCCTTTGAGGACATACCGAATTTTGGTCCGTACCCCATGATGCTCTGTCCCGAAAGATCCTCTGGAACACCAGCACCTGAATTTAACACCAGCACACTTACCTGAATACCTTCTCTCCTGAGCCCGTATGTGATCTCACATACCGGTTTTGTGATATGACGCCGTCCGGGAGTCATTGCGACTGCAATAACATCAGGCCTGCCGGTTTCGGATAATGTGCCTCTCTGTGCGAGACCACCACCTCTACCAAGACCCATGCTTTCCCTACAATCGACACACTGTGTTTCTCTTCCGAACATAATCACTCATCTTCTGATTCCAGTATACAAATACGGTCTTTGGGATCTGCCTTGGGATCGACCAATCCAAGAAGCCGTTCATCATCAAGATTGATGGACTCGTCTTCTTTGCTCTTGAAACCGTATTTGGCATAGTCTACCAAGGTTGCTTTCCTGCGAATGAAGAATCCTTGCCTGAATTCAAACGGGAAAGGTAGGTTTTCTTCTGCAACTTTGCGTATATTCTCCTTGACAGACCTATCCTCAATTTCTACCTGGATCCGGCCCACTCTAACGTTCAGTTCAAATGCATGACCTGAAACATTGATTATTCGCCGGTCCGGGTGGTCTACCGGAGCGCCTGTTCCGGGTCCGCATGATACCTGCCTTGGCAGGCTTGGACCCTGGATCAACATACGAATTACTCCGGGTACCTTATCAATACCGTTCAGCAGCTTTTCAGCCGTGCTGGGCATCAATACCTTTTGTGGAAAAATTTCAACCTGAATTGGTTTTTTAGTAACTGAAGCGTTTCTGACCATAAATTTAATCCTCTAATGTTCTTACACCGCTCCTGCGACTGCCTTGATTGGCTCTCTGAATTCGTCAACCGATCCGAATGTTTCACCGACAAGTCCGGATGTCATTTCAGGTGTGAACATCTGGACACCAGCGTCAAGTGATACTGATGCTGCTACGCATGGGATAGCAAATCCTCGGGAGTGCCTGGTAACTACGTGGTTACCGTTGAACACACCAGGACCGCCGCCGCCATAGATAGAGTGACTGAAGAAGGAGAATCCTACTGCAGTACCCTGGACTTTACCCCAGTCGCATCCTGGCAGACCTGTCTCTTTCTCAATTATGTCGTTGAAATACAACAATGTTGAGGAAGTGTGCTGTGGTGATCTTCCTGCACCGCAGTTAACCAAGTTTGCTGCAAGGGTTCCGGCTGCGCAATATGCGTTCCACATGGATACATCATTTGCTTTATACATCTGGTATCCTGAGCCCATTTTCTTATCAGGTGCAATTACACCATCTTCAATTCCGCGCTCAACGATTGAGTGCACGACTGTACCGATAGTACCGGTTGCGCCGTTTGCCTTGGTTGTGCCATAGACAAGGTTGTCTGCATTCAGGTTCTGGTATGCCAGACCGAGAAGCTGGTTCCTCTCGAACATTCCGAGAGCATTACCCATCTCAAACACACCGGCCTGCTCATATATTCCTGACAGGGCTGCTGTGTTCATTGCGTTCTTCTTTGTTACAGCTGCCAGGTGGTTTGCCATGATGTTCCTCAGTGAATGGCCGAGACCCTCATCTTTCTGGGGGATCTCAAGGATGGACTTGACGTTACCGCCAGCCAGATCCATTGTCTGGGGATACTGGCCCATGATCGCTGCCTTAACTTCCGGAACATTGAACATGTTCAGGTCGAAAGTATCAATCATTGCCTGTATGGTTCCCATTGATGCACATGTCAGGGAAGACACATATTCTGCGCCTGCCTCGATACGGGCGGATGGTACCTGTACCAGCATCTGTTTGCCGCCATTGAGTGATTTCACGTTTGTGTCATCACCGGCGTCTACTTTTATAAGATCAGCTACTTTAGCTACGATCCCATCGGCGTTCTTGACCACATCGAAATTCATTGCCTTTTTAGGAACTTGTCGGCCTTTGCCGCCAAACCTTCCTGCTGCAAGTGCCTTCTCGATTCCGGCCAGATCCACGGCTGCTGTCCGCTTTGTGTCGTGGATAATTTTCTTAATAGCTTTGTTCCTGAGGGGACTTATTGCTCCAAGGTCGACATCTCCTTTGAGTTTAGCTCCTCTGTCGCTATATAGGTCTATTTTGTCAGCCACGTTTATTTTTCCTCCTATACTTTTTCAGAAAACCGTTGTTGTCCGATACAATGAGAAAAACAAACAGAAGCTTGTTGAATTTAAACTCAAAAAGGTATAATAAAGAGTTTAAAAATATCCAAAAGTTTTGTTGTTTGTTCTATTGTACTCCAACATCGTATCAACCAACCACTACAGTTTACTGTACTACTCTTGTATTCTACGACAATATTTAAAGGTTACGGATGGTTACGGATTAATCATTATATTAATTAAAAATTTTGTATCTATGGAACAAAATTCAACCAAACACTTGACCAAAAATGTACTTACATAGTGTATATAGAAAACTATATCAATTAGAATACTTTCGCTAAAGAAGACTTCAAGTAATATATGGTTATATGGTCTGAATTACCAAAAAAATGAGATGATTCAGATGGAACTACTTGCTGATGTCGGGGGTCGCCCCGGATACGATTGTATGGGTTTTTGTAAATACTGTTATTTCAAAGGTGTAAAAGAGGTCCCTGCATTCGGATGTCAACATTGCCCTCCCTACCAGAAAGGATGTCAATATTGCACTGAAAGTGTAAAGGAATCCTATCCTGGTTTCAAACCAGTCCAGATGGTTGTCCAGAGTATAAACCAGACACTCCGGTTCAACAAGGGAGAAATAGAACGAATCACAATTAGCGGTGGCGGGGATGTAAGCTGTTATCCTGACCTTGAGGTACTGACACAGATGCTGACACAGCTTGAGGCACCTATACACCTTGGATATACCAGTGGAAAGGGATTCACAAGAGGTGATGAAGCCGAGTACTACCTCGACAGTGGCGTCACAGAAGTATCCTTCACTGTATTTGCTACTGATCCGGCACTACGCAGGGAATATATGCACGATAAAACACCTGAAGCTGCCCTCACCAATCTCGAACTATTCTGCGGCCGCTCAGATGTTTATGCTGCAGCTGTGCTGATACCCGGCGTCAATGACGGAGATGTGCTCAGAAAGACCTGTGATGACCTGGAAGCCATGGGTGCAAAAGGCCTGATACTAATGAGGTTCGCAAATACCTTTGACCAGGGACTTATCCTGGACAATGCCCCGATAATACCTGTTATTGAGGCTCATTCAGTGGAAGAGTTCCAGTCAATTGTGGAGGGGATAGCCAGAGATTATTCATTCAGGGTGACAGGAACCCCATTATTGGACCCAAAAATCGGCTCTCCGTTCGCCATATTGAATCACGAAGAGGCTTTATCAAAACTACCAAAAGTAAATAAGGAAGCCACCATACTAACCAGCCGCATATCAGCGCCGTTAATAGGGGCCATCTTTGAGCGGCTGGACTCGCCTGTAAATGTTATAGGTGTGGAAAAAGATGTGGGATGCCTGATCACCATCGGGGACATACAAAAGCTAGACCTGTCAGAAGTTAAGGAAACAGTGTTCTTCCCCGGACGGGCCTTTGTCTACGACTCTGAGATCAAGGAAGTTTTATGCAAGGACGGTGTGGACCGACTTGTGCGCAGGGGCCCGGATAAGCTGACAGTAGATGGGGAAATGAGTATTTCCATGACACAGGATGAAGTAATACAGCGGGAGATAGAGGCATTCACAGAACTTA from the ANME-2 cluster archaeon genome contains:
- the mcrC gene encoding methyl-coenzyme M reductase I operon protein C, yielding MMFGRETQCVDCRESMGLGRGGGLAQRGTLSETGRPDVIAVAMTPGRRHITKPVCEITYGLRREGIQVSVLVLNSGAGVPEDLSGQSIMGYGPKFGMSSKEFAQIERHKLLLLHLGNIDSHVISKTQFVLKQVDIPTVVACQNPIDFEQFAEAGIKTRLVKPRTENIQTKGTVMEIVSGITRGETCSRENLNRIVKYVKTINPLNN
- the mcrB gene encoding coenzyme-B sulfoethylthiotransferase subunit beta, whose product is MADKIDLYSDRGAKLKGDVDLGAISPLRNKAIKKIIHDTKRTAAVDLAGIEKALAAGRFGGKGRQVPKKAMNFDVVKNADGIVAKVADLIKVDAGDDTNVKSLNGGKQMLVQVPSARIEAGAEYVSSLTCASMGTIQAMIDTFDLNMFNVPEVKAAIMGQYPQTMDLAGGNVKSILEIPQKDEGLGHSLRNIMANHLAAVTKKNAMNTAALSGIYEQAGVFEMGNALGMFERNQLLGLAYQNLNADNLVYGTTKANGATGTIGTVVHSIVERGIEDGVIAPDKKMGSGYQMYKANDVSMWNAYCAAGTLAANLVNCGAGRSPQHTSSTLLYFNDIIEKETGLPGCDWGKVQGTAVGFSFFSHSIYGGGGPGVFNGNHVVTRHSRGFAIPCVAASVSLDAGVQMFTPEMTSGLVGETFGSVDEFREPIKAVAGAV
- the mmp10 gene encoding methyl coenzyme M reductase-arginine methyltransferase Mmp10 (Mmp10 (methanogenesis marker protein 10) is a cobalamin-requiring radical SAM methyltransferase that creates the methylarginine modification to methyl coenzyme M reductase.), with the protein product MELLADVGGRPGYDCMGFCKYCYFKGVKEVPAFGCQHCPPYQKGCQYCTESVKESYPGFKPVQMVVQSINQTLRFNKGEIERITISGGGDVSCYPDLEVLTQMLTQLEAPIHLGYTSGKGFTRGDEAEYYLDSGVTEVSFTVFATDPALRREYMHDKTPEAALTNLELFCGRSDVYAAAVLIPGVNDGDVLRKTCDDLEAMGAKGLILMRFANTFDQGLILDNAPIIPVIEAHSVEEFQSIVEGIARDYSFRVTGTPLLDPKIGSPFAILNHEEALSKLPKVNKEATILTSRISAPLIGAIFERLDSPVNVIGVEKDVGCLITIGDIQKLDLSEVKETVFFPGRAFVYDSEIKEVLCKDGVDRLVRRGPDKLTVDGEMSISMTQDEVIQREIEAFTELINHVNALGTPPE
- the mcrD gene encoding methyl-coenzyme M reductase operon protein D, producing the protein MVRNASVTKKPIQVEIFPQKVLMPSTAEKLLNGIDKVPGVIRMLIQGPSLPRQVSCGPGTGAPVDHPDRRIINVSGHAFELNVRVGRIQVEIEDRSVKENIRKVAEENLPFPFEFRQGFFIRRKATLVDYAKYGFKSKEDESINLDDERLLGLVDPKADPKDRICILESEDE